One genomic window of Arachis stenosperma cultivar V10309 chromosome 10, arast.V10309.gnm1.PFL2, whole genome shotgun sequence includes the following:
- the LOC130957459 gene encoding uncharacterized protein LOC130957459: MWRQVITRFGIPEIVISDNGTQFTDRKFTEFLTGLGIRQKFSSVEHPQTNGQVESANKIILLGLKKRLDNKKGAWADELVSVLWSYRTTEQSSTGETLFQLTYGLDAVIPVEIGEPSPRLLLKGVEEAVEKDLIDEAREMAH; encoded by the coding sequence ATGTGGAGGCAAGTGATAACACGGTTCGGCATCCCGGAGATCGTCATCTCGGATAACGGGACACAATTTACCGACAGGAAGTTCACGGAGTTCCTCACCGGCCTGGGTATAAGACAGAAGTTTTCCTCGGTGGAACACCCCCAAACAAACGGACAGGTTGAGTCTGCAAACAAGATCATCCTGTTAGGGCTTAAGAAGCGGCTCGATAATAAAAAAggtgcttgggccgacgagctCGTCTCGGTCCTCTGGTCCTACCGTACAACTGAGCAATCGTCCACCGGGGAGACCCTCTTCCAACTAACATATGGGCTAGATGCGGTAATACCTGTGGAAATCGGGGAACCAAGCCCACGACTACTTTTGAAGGGAGTAGAGGAAGCCGTGGAGAAGGACCTGATAGATGAAGCCAGAGAAATGGCCCACTAG